From one Pagrus major chromosome 21, Pma_NU_1.0 genomic stretch:
- the LOC141016385 gene encoding uncharacterized protein yields MKVEQDTKDFIYAIEYRTEQPQVESGLSEEVLKVELKDEDILPNTSSGLTDAPQLDPPADLPPPAATQTEDTGGSTSCKVCGKTFSYRGFLINHAEMHAVESCLCGVCGKLLPTSQNLLEHLQTHIKPHVCQSCGKTFRKRIELEEHTRCHTGERPFICTVCGKSCSRKRNLVLHMRTHTGEKPYRCSVCGRCFNVTSALIRHSRTHTGEKPYSCRFCFKTFASSSEMKTHLRTHTGEKPFKCNVCGKSFLLSTPLKNHMKHHTEERPYYCSKCRRSFCDVYVLRRHMETHNKNKS; encoded by the coding sequence ATGAAGGTGGAGCAGGACACCAAAGACTTTATCTACGCCATTGAGTACAGGACTGAGCAACCTCAGGTGGAGTCTGGGCTCTCTGAGGAGGTTCTGAAGGTGGAGCTGAAAGACGAGGACATCCTGCCGAACACTTCCTCTGGTCTAACTGATGCTCCTCAGTTAGACCCCCCAGCAGACCTCCCCCCTCCTGCTGCCACTCAGACCGAAGACACTGGCGGCAGCACTTCCTGTAAAGTTTGTGGGAAGACGTTCAGCTACCGCGGCTTCCTGATAAACCATGCAGAGATGCATGCCGTCGAGAGTTGCCTCTGCGGCGTGTGCGGCAAACTGCTGCCGACCAGTCAGAACCTGCTGgaacacctgcagacacacatcaaGCCCCACGTCTGCCAGTCCTGCGGCAAAACCTTCCGCAAACGCATCGAGCTGGAGGAGCACACACGCTGCCACACGGGCGAGAGGCCGTTCATCTGCACAGTCTGCGGGAAGAGCTGCAGCCGCAAACGCAACCTGGTGTTGCACATGAGGACGCATACGGGTGAGAAGCCGTACCGCTGCAGCGTTTGTGGAAGATGCTTCAACGTCACCTCAGCCTTGATCCGCCACTCAAGGACGCACACCGGAGAGAAGCCTTACAGCTGCCGCTTCTGCTTCAAGACCTTCGCCAGCAGCTCGGAGATGAAGACCCATCTGAGGACGCACACCGGAGAGAAGCCCTTCAAATGCAACGTCTGCGGCAAGAGCTTCCTGCTCAGCACGCCGCTCAAAAACCACATGAAGCACCACACGGAGGAGCGGCCATACTACTGCAGCAAGTGTAGGAGGAGCTTCTGCGACGTCTACGTGCTCCGACGACACATGGAGACTCACAACAAGAACAAATCCTGA
- the LOC141016386 gene encoding uncharacterized protein — MKVEQDTKDFIYVLEHNRDQLQVEDMKVDEDILPSTSSEPTDAPQLDPPADLSPPAAAQTEDTGGSTSCKVCGKTFSYRGFLINHVETHADNDNLLCGVCGKPIPDGKHLLEHLQTHIKPHVCQSCGKTFRKRIELEEHTRCHTGERPFICKVCGKSFTRSGNLVMHMRTHTGEKPFCCSVCGNCFNFRSALIRHSRTHTGEKPFSCGFCFKTFASSSEMKTHLRTHTGEKPFKCNVCGKSFLLSTPLKNHMKHHTEERPYYCSKCRRSFCDVYVLRRHMKTHDTNKS, encoded by the coding sequence ATGAAGGTGGAGCAGGACACCAAAGACTTCATCTACGTCCTGGAGCATAACAGGGATCAGCTTCAGGTGGAAGATATGAAGGTGGACGAGGACATCCTGCCGAGCACTTCCTCTGAGCCGACTGATGCTCCTCAGTTAGACCCCCCAGCAGACCTCTCCCCTCCTGCTGCCGCTCAGACCGAAGACACTGGCGGCAGCACTTCCTGTAAAGTTTGTGGGAAGACGTTCAGCTACCGCGGCTTCCTGATAAACCACGTAGAGACTCATGCCGACAACGACAACCTCCTGTGCGGCGTGTGCGGCAAACCAATTCCTGATGGAAAGCACCTGCTGgaacacctgcagacacacatcaaGCCCCACGTCTGCCAGTCCTGCGGCAAAACCTTCCGCAAACGCATCGAGCTGGAGGAGCACACACGCTGCCACACGGGCGAGAGGCCGTTCATCTGTAAAGTCTGCGGGAAGAGCTTCACCCGCAGCGGCAACCTGGTGATGCACATGAGGACACACACGGGCGAGAAACCATTCTGCTGCAGCGTTTGTGGGAACTGCTTCAACTTCAGGTCAGCCTTGATCCGCCACTCGAGGACGCACACCGGAGAGAAGCCCTTCAGCTGCGGCTTCTGCTTCAAGACCTTCGCCAGCAGCTCGGAGATGAAGACCCATCTGAGGACGCACACCGGAGAGAAGCCCTTCAAATGCAACGTCTGCGGCAAGAGCTTCCTGCTCAGCACGCCGCTCAAAAACCACATGAAGCACCACACGGAGGAGCGGCCATACTACTGCAGCAAGTGTAGGAGGAGCTTCTGCGACGTCTACGTGCTCCGACGACACATGAAGACTCACGACACGAACAAATCCTGA